AACCAATACCAGGGCCATCGCTGGTATTCTTAAAGACAGTACGGTCAACGAAGCTACCGATAATACGGGCAAAGAACATCACAAAGGCGTTTACCACTCCTTGGATGAGTGCAAGGGTCACCATGTCACCGTTGGCCACATGACCAATCTCATGCGCCAAGACTGCTTCCACTTCGTCAGGTGTCATGTTTTGTAGTAGGCCAGATGACACCGCAACTAGCGCCTTGTTTTTATTCCAGCCTGTTGCAAACGCATTTGGCTGGGTGTTATTAAAAATCCCCACTTCTGGCATACCAATATTGACTGCGCGGGCTTGTTTAGCGACGGTATCTACCAGCCATTGTTCCGTGGCATTGCTTGGCGTTTCAATGACAACCGTTCCCGTTGATCTTTTTGCCATCCATTTTGAGATAAATAGCGAAACCATCGAGCCAACCATGCCGTATATACCGCACATAATGGCAAGACTGGTGTAATTTAGCCCACCTGCGCTGTGTACGCCACCAATCCCAAAAAATCTGGATAAAATACCAAACACGATGCTAAATACCACAATCACCGCTAAGTTGGTTAATAAAAACAATCCAATACGCATCATTACGCTAACTTCCTAATTCAAATTTAATATTTTTTATGTTTTATGTTTTAACTTTACATTAAATGGCGTTGTTTTGATAAATAACAATCCCAGTTAATGTCTAAACATTACTGGCTGTTTATTAGTTTCTGCTGAGTGGGTAACTGTTGCCAATATTTAACCATGTTAAAAATCATAGGATCATAACTAAGAACACATCACAAAAAACGCCCGATATATTATCGAGCGCCTTTATTATATTAGGGTGTGTCCTCATTTTGAAAATGATAATAAAAATGAGATAAATTGAAGTCAAACAAGGAAAATAACGCAGATAATATCGGGATACTAGCCAGTTATTTGACGCCGTTTGGCAAAATTTAGCCATTTTTAGTCCATTTAGATGCAATCGTTCAGATTTAGGACACGCCCTAACGACCTTACAAAATAATAGAGTTATTTAGGACTTGCTGACCATACTGGTGAGCGGATGATACCTTGTCCTGACTTGCCAAATGCTTCGCCACCATTTAGAGATTTGATGGTCAATACCCCTTTACCACCTTGGATAGAAGCGTAAACGACACGTTTGCCATTCGGTGAGAAGCTTGGGGCTTCATCAATGCCAGTATTACCAAGATTGGTGGTCACTGCGCCATTGCTATTCATAATGGCTGCTGAACGACCACTTAAAAAAGCAATTTGGCTACCGTCACTATTGAACTGTGGGCTGGTCGCATAGCCACTATTAGACACTTGCGTAGTACGTCCAGTCCCAAACTCATGACGATAAATTCTCGGCTGGTTAAACCCTGTTCTATCAGAGACAAAAACAAAGGACTTGCCGTCAGGCGCATAGCTTGGCTGTACCTCACTGCTTGGCCAGTTGATTAATCTTCTAGGTTGACCGCCGCTGGCACTTATCTCATAAATATCCGCGCTGCCTTGATAGCTGCTAGAGAATAATATTTTGCTACCGTCAGGTGAAAAAGAAGGACTTAAATTACTGCCAGGGAAGGGTGTCAGAACGTTAGCACCGCCGCCACTAACGTTTTGTACATAGATGGTAGGATATGATTTTTCACGCTGCACACTATAAGCGATACGATTACCATCAGGTGACCAAGCAGGCGAGAAGATAGAACCATTGACTTCGGTGATGGTTCTGGCGTTTTCACCATCAGCATCCATGACCTTTAGGCGAGAGACTTTATCTTTACCGCGTCCAATTTCCTCGATATAAGCAATACGTCCTGAGAAGTCACCCGGCGTGCCAGTGATCAGCTCATAAACTTTATCGGCGATGACATGACCAGCATAGCGTAGGCTTTGTTGGTTGTTATCTGCGGTTAGACTTTGCTTGCCTTCAAGCACTTGGCCTGATTTTATCTCTATCACTTCATAATCAATAACAATTTTGCCTCGATTGCTACGGGTGCTACCAACCACTAGATAAGGAATACCTAGGCTTTGCCATACTGGTAAGGTGCCTGCTAGCTCACTACTACTGCGCGGCTGTTGCGGCAGATCTCGACTGGTGACCGTCAGCTCCGTGCGACTCAAATCATTTAAAATAACAGGTGAAAGTACGCTATCACCTGCAAAAGGTACCAAAGCCACTTGGTTCTGCTGTACTGGGATCTCATAGTCTAATTGTAATACAACAGGTTCAGCGAACACACTAGGAGCAACCAGTAGGCCCGAAGCGCTGGCAAGTAATGTTATTAATAGTTTTTTGTGAGTACGCATAGCCAAATCAGGCTCCTAAAATCGTTAATAGATAAGTATGATGATATTTTAAGGGGATTATTACGTTAAGACAATAAGGCGTTCAGTGCAAGTTACTTAAGCAATTTACTTAAGCAGGTTATATAAGCAAATTACTTAAGAGGATATTGGCGATAATCTAAAAAGATGACACTCAATTAGTTGCTACCGTTAAATTGTACGGTAAAAGTAGGGTATTTAGGGTCGTCGACATCGATTGGGAAGTTACGTGTATCAAGCACTGCTTGTTTGGCCGCCTCGTTCACGGCACTGTCAGAGCCTGACGCAGAAACATTGACCACATCGCCTTTGCTATTGACGGTAATGGTCAAGGTTGCCCGTTGAGTAGAGCCTTTAGCAGCTAATGGTGGGCTATAATTGCGCTTAATTAAATTGATGATTTCGCTGTTACTAGTACCTCGGCTGCCACTTGAGGCAGAGCGACTACTGCCTTTTGCCGTGCTCGCAGTATTAGAGTCACTAGATACCGTGGACT
The sequence above is a segment of the Psychrobacter fulvigenes genome. Coding sequences within it:
- the htpX gene encoding protease HtpX, with protein sequence MMRIGLFLLTNLAVIVVFSIVFGILSRFFGIGGVHSAGGLNYTSLAIMCGIYGMVGSMVSLFISKWMAKRSTGTVVIETPSNATEQWLVDTVAKQARAVNIGMPEVGIFNNTQPNAFATGWNKNKALVAVSSGLLQNMTPDEVEAVLAHEIGHVANGDMVTLALIQGVVNAFVMFFARIIGSFVDRTVFKNTSDGPGIGYFVTSIAMDILLGFLASAIVMWFSRLREFRADEMGAKLASKDKMISALDALRPSAQRPDQMPESMKAFAISSGQSTGFSIANLFRSHPTLDDRIAALRKYNPSKA
- a CDS encoding PD40 domain-containing protein → MRTHKKLLITLLASASGLLVAPSVFAEPVVLQLDYEIPVQQNQVALVPFAGDSVLSPVILNDLSRTELTVTSRDLPQQPRSSSELAGTLPVWQSLGIPYLVVGSTRSNRGKIVIDYEVIEIKSGQVLEGKQSLTADNNQQSLRYAGHVIADKVYELITGTPGDFSGRIAYIEEIGRGKDKVSRLKVMDADGENARTITEVNGSIFSPAWSPDGNRIAYSVQREKSYPTIYVQNVSGGGANVLTPFPGSNLSPSFSPDGSKILFSSSYQGSADIYEISASGGQPRRLINWPSSEVQPSYAPDGKSFVFVSDRTGFNQPRIYRHEFGTGRTTQVSNSGYATSPQFNSDGSQIAFLSGRSAAIMNSNGAVTTNLGNTGIDEAPSFSPNGKRVVYASIQGGKGVLTIKSLNGGEAFGKSGQGIIRSPVWSASPK